Proteins from one Nakamurella multipartita DSM 44233 genomic window:
- a CDS encoding DUF6112 family protein has product MIRAFVAPEDTTAPSAPAPAPAGNNPLTGATETTLPGLATFKGLVLGLIPYALVACVAAFVIGAILWAVGAFGNNPQHSSRGKTTLIVALAAALLVGGAAYLVGWFNAVGKTVSAPSSVAQTIVPAEQQHSV; this is encoded by the coding sequence ATGATTCGAGCGTTCGTCGCGCCGGAGGACACCACGGCCCCGAGTGCGCCGGCGCCGGCGCCGGCCGGAAACAACCCATTGACCGGGGCGACAGAGACCACGCTGCCGGGACTGGCGACCTTCAAGGGTCTGGTCCTGGGGCTGATCCCGTATGCCCTGGTTGCCTGCGTCGCCGCGTTCGTGATCGGCGCGATCCTGTGGGCGGTCGGTGCCTTCGGCAACAACCCGCAGCACTCCTCGCGGGGCAAGACGACGCTGATCGTCGCGCTGGCGGCCGCGCTACTGGTGGGTGGCGCCGCCTACCTGGTCGGCTGGTTCAACGCGGTCGGCAAGACGGTGTCGGCTCCCTCCTCCGTCGCCCAGACAATCGTCCCGGCCGAGCAGCAGCACTCGGTGTGA
- a CDS encoding single-stranded DNA-binding protein — protein sequence MSARITIDGNLAADPDFGISNAGTSWAHLRVASHERVKRNGEWTSTDPEFFNVTVFGKAAEDAGDTLHKGDRVTVEGRPELELFDRRDGSTGAVVKVYARSVTLTADEAPAASNGRDIVADSAPTIHHTSEATMVVGVGRTATALHRTLRDHGFRWNAATTSWNLPKDMDVHTRTARVSDVVSIVRENGRDIPVVNDPGPTATAVAVPTARVEPSPVPDPAPAPANGRSL from the coding sequence ATGTCCGCACGCATCACGATCGACGGCAACCTCGCCGCCGACCCCGATTTCGGGATCAGCAACGCTGGCACCAGCTGGGCACACCTGCGGGTCGCCAGTCACGAACGGGTCAAGCGCAACGGCGAGTGGACCTCGACCGATCCCGAGTTCTTCAATGTGACTGTGTTCGGCAAGGCCGCCGAGGACGCCGGCGACACCCTGCACAAGGGTGACCGGGTCACCGTCGAAGGACGCCCGGAGCTAGAACTGTTCGACCGCCGCGACGGCTCCACCGGCGCCGTGGTCAAGGTCTATGCCCGCAGCGTCACCCTGACCGCGGATGAGGCACCCGCCGCGAGCAACGGTCGAGACATCGTCGCGGACTCGGCTCCGACGATCCACCACACCAGCGAGGCGACCATGGTCGTTGGGGTGGGACGCACCGCGACCGCTCTGCACCGGACGCTGAGGGACCACGGCTTCCGTTGGAACGCGGCGACGACCAGTTGGAACCTGCCCAAGGACATGGACGTGCACACTCGCACCGCCCGGGTCAGCGACGTCGTCTCGATCGTCCGGGAGAATGGCCGCGACATCCCCGTCGTCAACGACCCCGGCCCGACCGCGACGGCGGTGGCGGTGCCGACCGCCAGGGTCGAGCCCTCCCCCGTTCCGGATCCGGCGCCGGCGCCGGCGAATGGACGGTCGCTGTGA
- a CDS encoding DUF6112 family protein has product MNWEPQPGTEAITGWINQGVLFALVLAVALVVGCAVLWAAGSMSANGSVVSRARTGIAVGLAAALLLGAGLTYLRWTSTTQAVAFAGDPKDYSIDDAPQLPGDWEFVDLSDRWTADINDVRAGDGLPPFTTDGALTQKAKSCAGSRAGLGGDCPTNQLSCADNTGLVFGAWEYGPGELDKLGGDLTAEFIRSPNPWGGISTPVTLDRSADMRSAWVAMRDNSNKRAVVVAMLENPAGLAVWNACTQFG; this is encoded by the coding sequence ATGAACTGGGAACCCCAACCGGGGACTGAGGCGATCACCGGCTGGATTAACCAGGGCGTGCTGTTCGCCCTGGTCCTGGCCGTCGCGCTGGTCGTGGGCTGCGCAGTCTTGTGGGCCGCCGGGTCGATGTCGGCCAACGGATCGGTCGTCAGCCGCGCCCGGACCGGCATCGCGGTCGGGCTGGCCGCTGCCTTACTCCTGGGCGCCGGCCTCACCTATTTGCGATGGACATCCACCACCCAAGCGGTCGCGTTCGCCGGCGACCCCAAGGACTACAGCATCGACGACGCGCCCCAGCTGCCCGGCGACTGGGAGTTCGTCGACCTCTCCGATCGGTGGACCGCCGACATCAACGACGTCCGGGCCGGCGACGGCCTGCCCCCGTTCACCACGGACGGTGCGCTCACCCAGAAGGCCAAGTCCTGCGCCGGCAGCCGGGCCGGACTGGGCGGCGACTGCCCGACCAACCAGCTGTCCTGCGCGGACAACACCGGCCTGGTCTTCGGTGCCTGGGAGTACGGGCCGGGCGAGCTGGACAAGCTGGGCGGCGACCTGACCGCGGAGTTCATCCGCAGCCCCAACCCCTGGGGCGGGATCAGCACGCCAGTGACCCTGGACCGGTCCGCCGACATGCGGTCGGCCTGGGTGGCGATGCGGGACAACTCGAACAAGCGCGCCGTCGTCGTCGCGATGCTGGAAAACCCCGCGGGGCTGGCGGTCTGGAACGCCTGTACCCAGTTCGGATGA
- a CDS encoding M15 family metallopeptidase, protein MRAIRRLHLAGPTAVGLLLGIAVVVTIAAVGSNGKRQPRFLPGALDCGAVTGSGPGDLDAAQERNAKIVVSVALGRKLGNNSAAIGVAVALAESTLYNYANDGTSTLIGSAEGRQLNDAERAVARESMQYPHDRVGNNLDSIGLFQQRPMTGWGAPEQLIDPATSAGFFYDRLVEVPGWQTLPPWNAAQTVQGSPSSDGGIYREMYDKAVTIVDDLTADQNTDRPAAVNADPVSATSDWCPAPVAAADGGGSAAWGGYANGQIPATALCPVPTAPQLLLECHAAAAFDQMNTAFKAAIGQDIGITDAYRDYAGQVACRAEKGSLCAVPGTSNHGWAKAVDIGACCGVNSATGPAFDWLTANAGRFGWVHPPWAQPGGSKPEPWHWEYGSIS, encoded by the coding sequence ATGCGGGCCATCAGAAGACTCCACCTCGCCGGTCCCACCGCCGTCGGACTGCTGCTGGGAATCGCCGTCGTCGTCACCATCGCCGCGGTCGGCAGCAACGGCAAACGCCAGCCCAGGTTCCTGCCCGGCGCCTTGGACTGCGGCGCCGTCACCGGGTCCGGACCTGGTGATCTCGACGCGGCGCAGGAACGCAACGCCAAGATCGTCGTCTCGGTCGCCCTGGGCCGCAAGCTCGGAAACAACTCCGCGGCCATCGGTGTCGCCGTCGCACTGGCGGAATCGACGTTGTACAACTACGCCAACGACGGCACCTCCACCCTGATCGGGTCGGCCGAGGGCCGCCAGCTCAACGACGCCGAACGGGCCGTCGCCCGAGAATCAATGCAGTACCCGCATGATCGCGTCGGCAACAACCTGGACTCCATCGGCCTGTTCCAGCAACGCCCGATGACCGGCTGGGGCGCCCCGGAGCAGCTGATCGACCCGGCCACATCGGCGGGCTTCTTCTACGACCGGCTCGTCGAAGTACCCGGCTGGCAAACCCTGCCGCCCTGGAACGCGGCGCAGACCGTGCAGGGCTCGCCGTCGTCCGACGGCGGCATCTATCGGGAGATGTACGACAAGGCCGTCACCATCGTCGACGACCTGACCGCAGACCAGAACACCGACCGGCCAGCGGCGGTGAACGCAGATCCGGTCTCCGCCACGAGCGACTGGTGCCCCGCTCCGGTGGCCGCCGCGGACGGCGGCGGTTCCGCCGCTTGGGGCGGCTACGCCAACGGGCAGATCCCCGCGACGGCGCTGTGCCCGGTCCCGACCGCCCCGCAACTGCTCCTGGAATGCCATGCCGCCGCGGCGTTCGACCAGATGAACACCGCGTTCAAGGCGGCGATCGGGCAGGACATCGGCATCACCGATGCCTACCGGGACTATGCCGGACAGGTGGCCTGCCGGGCCGAAAAGGGCAGCCTGTGCGCGGTCCCCGGCACCAGCAACCACGGCTGGGCCAAGGCCGTCGACATCGGCGCCTGCTGCGGCGTCAACTCCGCAACCGGGCCGGCCTTCGACTGGCTCACCGCGAACGCCGGCCGGTTCGGCTGGGTGCACCCGCCGTGGGCACAGCCCGGCGGGTCCAAGCCCGAACCCTGGCACTGGGAATACGGGTCCATCTCATGA
- a CDS encoding MAB_1171c family putative transporter gives MGLALAAAVLWAATIIRLIVTVRRPDASRITMAVAAVCVSLAFTLGAIAPAFDSLLYWPNGAELTSHLLFIAGAYFTLLFLYAVRHGHLTRSIVVRHSILFGAVALAMTILFTMADVHDGSAGSAFASAYANDGAAVLYRITFSAYFVYCLVTIARTCRRHAFTDGDRARTLSLIGIGVGAALAAIASLASALQMAVSYLTGQPTPVLAAINVVGVASAGIIAGVGVLVPIPLDTLLRWRRARRISDHLEPLWADLTHAMPEVVLPVPPGHNPVEHAEMVSTRRRIEIADALYLIHIAEPAASNIRRSPNPPEALGRALRDSAAWRADARTGILAADLLPSADDDIDQLLAVAGAYGAAQ, from the coding sequence ATGGGCCTCGCACTCGCCGCAGCCGTCCTGTGGGCGGCGACGATCATCCGGCTGATCGTTACCGTCCGACGACCGGACGCGAGTCGCATCACGATGGCGGTCGCAGCCGTCTGTGTGTCCCTGGCGTTCACCCTCGGCGCGATCGCGCCGGCGTTCGACTCGCTCCTCTATTGGCCGAACGGCGCCGAACTCACATCGCACCTGCTCTTCATCGCGGGCGCCTACTTCACCCTGCTGTTCCTCTACGCGGTCCGCCACGGACACCTCACCCGAAGCATCGTCGTCCGCCACTCGATCCTGTTCGGCGCCGTCGCGCTGGCGATGACGATCCTGTTCACCATGGCCGACGTCCACGACGGGTCCGCCGGCAGCGCCTTCGCCAGCGCATACGCCAACGATGGGGCCGCCGTGCTCTACCGGATCACCTTCTCGGCGTACTTCGTCTACTGCCTGGTCACCATCGCCCGCACCTGCCGACGGCATGCGTTCACCGACGGCGACCGCGCCCGGACGTTGAGCCTGATCGGCATCGGGGTCGGCGCCGCGCTGGCCGCCATCGCGTCCCTGGCGTCGGCCCTGCAGATGGCCGTCAGCTACCTGACCGGCCAGCCCACACCGGTTCTGGCCGCCATCAACGTCGTCGGAGTCGCGTCCGCCGGGATCATCGCCGGCGTCGGCGTGCTCGTCCCGATCCCGCTCGACACTCTCCTGCGGTGGCGCAGGGCCCGCCGGATCAGCGACCACCTCGAACCGCTCTGGGCCGACCTCACCCACGCAATGCCGGAAGTCGTCCTGCCCGTCCCGCCGGGCCACAACCCGGTCGAACACGCCGAGATGGTCAGCACCCGGCGCCGGATCGAGATCGCAGACGCCCTCTACCTCATCCACATCGCCGAACCCGCCGCCTCGAACATCCGGCGCAGCCCGAACCCGCCGGAAGCACTCGGACGGGCCCTGCGCGACTCCGCGGCCTGGCGCGCCGACGCCCGCACCGGCATCCTCGCCGCCGACCTGCTGCCATCCGCCGACGACGACATCGACCAGCTCCTGGCCGTCGCCGGCGCCTACGGAGCCGCCCAATGA
- a CDS encoding helix-turn-helix domain-containing protein, translated as MADSDGGMPDLAERLDHLFRTVPRPGGRGLWSNEQASVELARQGTPMSAAYLSQLRNGKRDNPSARHLNALASLFAVPISYFFDSDTADKINNDLRLLSAIRDSDVQAIALRAHGLSPDGLASVKGIIDHIRKVEQLPDEGDPTDDVDQDPPSRPE; from the coding sequence GTGGCCGACAGCGACGGCGGCATGCCTGACCTCGCCGAACGGCTGGACCACCTGTTCAGGACGGTTCCCCGGCCCGGTGGTCGCGGCCTGTGGTCCAACGAGCAGGCCTCGGTCGAACTCGCCCGGCAAGGAACGCCGATGTCAGCGGCGTACCTGAGCCAGTTACGCAACGGAAAGCGCGATAATCCGTCGGCGCGGCACCTCAATGCGCTCGCCTCACTTTTCGCGGTTCCGATCAGCTATTTCTTCGATTCCGACACCGCAGACAAGATCAACAACGATCTTCGGTTGTTGTCGGCCATTCGGGACAGCGACGTGCAAGCGATTGCTCTGCGTGCACACGGCCTTTCACCGGACGGACTCGCCAGCGTGAAGGGGATAATCGACCACATCCGAAAGGTCGAGCAGCTACCCGACGAGGGGGATCCCACAGATGACGTGGACCAGGATCCGCCCTCGCGACCCGAATGA
- a CDS encoding lipase chaperone has product MRTSAHPAAGRRRILLIGAVVMAVAVVAVVVFTVFLSDDEAGQPTGTAAAPSVSARSSMTATSATPSSSEGIILPGSSPTDSELVGGQTDHLEFARLVAQSVLAYDSGTDFQARNQDLLRAAAPSPYGDPSQLARDLTAFTPAGPALDSLQANGTTVTVYLTDVTVSEWAANRLKGIGVSPGVYGIDVTGQQTITTKSGNPARVTVQLGVTVACPPATSYCTLDRVLPQHLQDALGPG; this is encoded by the coding sequence ATGCGAACTTCTGCGCATCCCGCCGCCGGGCGCCGCCGCATCCTCCTCATCGGCGCGGTCGTCATGGCCGTGGCGGTCGTCGCCGTCGTCGTGTTCACCGTATTCCTGTCCGACGACGAGGCGGGCCAGCCGACCGGGACGGCCGCGGCGCCATCGGTGAGCGCTCGCTCGTCCATGACCGCCACATCGGCCACGCCGTCCTCCAGCGAGGGGATCATCCTGCCCGGCAGCAGCCCGACCGACTCCGAACTCGTCGGCGGGCAGACCGACCACCTGGAATTTGCCCGGCTTGTCGCACAATCGGTGCTCGCCTACGACTCGGGCACCGACTTCCAGGCCCGCAACCAGGATCTGCTCCGCGCGGCCGCCCCGTCCCCGTACGGGGACCCGTCGCAGCTGGCCCGGGACCTGACCGCCTTCACCCCGGCGGGGCCGGCGCTGGATTCACTCCAGGCCAACGGCACGACCGTCACCGTGTACCTCACGGACGTCACCGTGTCCGAGTGGGCGGCCAACCGCCTCAAGGGCATCGGCGTGTCGCCCGGCGTCTACGGGATCGACGTAACCGGCCAGCAAACGATCACCACCAAGTCCGGCAACCCCGCCCGGGTCACCGTGCAACTCGGCGTCACTGTCGCCTGCCCGCCGGCCACCTCCTACTGCACGCTCGACCGCGTCCTGCCGCAACACCTGCAGGACGCCCTTGGACCAGGCTGA